The Streptomyces venezuelae genomic interval CACCACACGGCCGGGCCCTCCGCCCCCACGGCTACGGCTAGGCTCGTCCCATGTCTCGCATCGACGGCCGTACCCCCGAACAGCTCCGCCCCGTCACCATCGAACGCGGCTGGAGCAAGCACGCAGAGGGCTCCGTCCTCATCTCCTTCGGTGACACCAAGGTCTTCTGCACCGCCTCCGTCACCGAAGGCGTCCCGCGCTGGCGCAAGGGCAGCGGCGAAGGCTGGGTCACCGGCGAGTACTCCATGCTGCCCCGGGCCACCAACACCCGCGGCGACCGCGAGTCCGTCCGCGGCAAGATCGGCGGCCGTACGCACGAGATCTCCCGCCTCATCGGCCGCTCGCTGCGCGCCGTCATCGACTACAAGGCCCTCGGCGAGAACACGATCGTCCTCGACTGCGACGTCCTCCAGGCCGACGGCGGCACCCGCACCGCCGCCATCACCGGCGCGTACGTCGCCCTCGCCGACGCCGTCGCCTGGGCCCAGGGCAAGAAGCTCGTGAAGGCCGGCCGCAAGCCCCTCACCGGCACCGTCGGCGCCGTCTCCGTCGGCATCGTCGACGGCGTCCCCCTCCTCGACCTCTGTTACGAGGAGGACGTCCGCGCCGAGACCGACATGAACGTCGTCTGCACCGGCGACGGCCGCTTCGTCGAGGTCCAGGGCACCGCCGAGGCCGAGCCCTTCGACCGCAAGGAGCTCAACGCCCTCCTCGACCTGGCCTCCGGCGGCTGCGCCGAACTGGCGGAGATCCAGCGCAAGGCCCTCGAAGGAACCCTCTGACACCTGGCTGCGTCATGACGGGCGGGCACACGGATAAGCTCCGTGCGCCCGCCCGTCTGTCTGTCCGTCCGCCTGTCCGTCTGTCCGTCTGTTCGTATTTAGGGGATGCCTTGAAGCGCCGACTCGCACTCGCCGTGGCCACGGCCGCCGCACTCACCACCGTCCTGAGCGGCTGCGGAGCCCTCGACACCGCCATGGACTGCGTCAAGACCGCCGACGCGATAGCCACGTCCGTGACCAAGCTCGAACAGGCCGTCTCCAACGCCTCCAACGACCCGACGCAG includes:
- the rph gene encoding ribonuclease PH — its product is MSRIDGRTPEQLRPVTIERGWSKHAEGSVLISFGDTKVFCTASVTEGVPRWRKGSGEGWVTGEYSMLPRATNTRGDRESVRGKIGGRTHEISRLIGRSLRAVIDYKALGENTIVLDCDVLQADGGTRTAAITGAYVALADAVAWAQGKKLVKAGRKPLTGTVGAVSVGIVDGVPLLDLCYEEDVRAETDMNVVCTGDGRFVEVQGTAEAEPFDRKELNALLDLASGGCAELAEIQRKALEGTL